GAGGAGTTCACCTCCGCGAAGCTCTCGGGCTCCGACCGCGGCGACGACCGCGGCCCGCGCCGCGACGGCCCCACCACCGAGCGCGGCTACACCTCGTACAAGATCGGTGTGGGCCACACCCACGGTGCGCGTCCCCCGGCGATCGTCGGCGCGATCACCGGCGAGGGCGGTCTGAACGGCAAGGACGTGGGCAAGATCCAGATCTTCCCCACCTTCTCCCTGGTGCAGATCCGCGGCTCCCTCGATCCCCAGCAGATGGACCGGATCGGCCGGGCGAAGGTGGGCGGCCGCGAGCTGCGCATCGGCCCGGACAACGGCCCCAAGGGCGGCAAGGGCGGCCCCCGCGGCCCGCGCCGCGACGGCGACAAGCCCTGGCGCCGCGATGATCGTCGTGACGACCGCGGGCGCCGTGACGGCGGCGACCGCTACGGCAACGACCGCTATGGCAATGACCGCCACGGCAGCGACCGCTACGACGCAAAGCGCCGCGGCCCGCGCCGCGACGGCTGAGGCCCAGCCCGGGACATGAAGAACCCCGCCACCGGATCCGGTGGCGGGGTTCTTCCGTTCAGTGGTCGAGGGGCCTGATCAGGCCTGCTTCTCCTGCGCCTCGGCGTAGGCCTTGCGGACCTCGTCCATGTCCAGGTTCTTCACCTGGCCGATGAGGTCCTCGAGGGCCGACTGGGGCAGGGCGCCGGCCTGCGAGAAGACCGGGATGCCCTCGCGGTAGGCGACGAGGGTCGGGATGGAGGTGACGCCGTAGCGCATCGCCAGCTCCTGCTGGTCCTCGGTGTCGACCTTGGCGAAGGTGACGTCCTCGTGGGTCTCGGAGGACTCCTCGAAGATGGGGGCGAAGCGCTGGCACGGCACGCACCAGCCCGCCCAGAAGTCGATCAGGACGATGCCGTCCTCGACGGTCTTGTCGTGGTTCTCAGTGGTGAGGGTGAGCGTAGCCATGTCGGGACGAACGCCGGGCGGGGCGGGATCATTCCCACCCCGCACGGATGTGACTCAGGTCATCGCGGAGGGGCGTCAGCGCGGGAATCAGCCCGCGCGTCAGCGCAGGCGTCAGTCCTTCGCCGCGGAGTCCTCCGCCTCGCTCCCGAGGATCCGCACCACGCGGTCCTCCGCCGGGGGCTCCCAGGTCGCGGCGTCGGCCGGGACCTGCTCGCCGCTGCGGATGTCCTTGACCTCGTCGGCGACGCCGTCGGTGCCGGGGAACCAGATGAAGGGGATGCCGCGGCGGTCGGCGTAGCGGATCTGCTTGCCGAACTTCGCGGCCGTCGGCGCGACCTCGCAGGCGATGCCGCGGCGGCGCAGCTGCCGGGCCGCCTCGTCGCTCGCCCCGCGGTGCTGCTCATCGGCGACGGAGACCAGCACGCAGGTGGGCACCGGGCGGGAGGGCTTGGCGAGACCGGCCGAGAGCAGGCGGGAGACCAGGCGCGACAGCCCGATGGACAGGCCCACGCCCGGGTAGGTGTGGCGGTTGTCCGAGGCGAGGGAGTCGTAGCGGCCGCCGGAGCAGATCGAGCCGAGGGACTCGTGGCCGGTCACGAAGGTCTCGAAGACGGTGCCGGTGTAGTAATCCAGACCTCGGGCGATGGACAGGTCCGCGACGACCACGCCCGGGACCGCGGCCTCGACGCGCTCGATGACGGCGGTGAGCTCGGCGATGCCCTGCTCGACCATCTCGCCGTTGCCGCCGAGCGCCCGGACCTGGTCGGCGAAGGAGGCGTCACGGGTGCGGATGGAGGCGAAGGCGAGGGCGGCCTCGGCCTGCTCCTCGCTCGCGCCGGCCTCCTCGCGCAGCAGGGCGCGCACGGCGTCGGCCCCGATCTTGGGGAGCTTGTCGAGGCTGCGCAGCACGGCCGCATTGTCCTCGAGCCCGAGGGAGCGGAAGAACCCCTCGGACAGGCGCCGGGTGTTGGCATGGATGGTGAAGGCGGGCAACGGCAGACGGTCGAGGATCTCGGCCATGACCACCGCGACCTCGGCCTCGATGTGGCCCGGGAGGGTGTCCTGGCCGATCACGTCGAGATCGGCCTGGTAGAACTCGCGGAAGCGGCC
This genomic interval from Brachybacterium aquaticum contains the following:
- the trxA gene encoding thioredoxin, giving the protein MATLTLTTENHDKTVEDGIVLIDFWAGWCVPCQRFAPIFEESSETHEDVTFAKVDTEDQQELAMRYGVTSIPTLVAYREGIPVFSQAGALPQSALEDLIGQVKNLDMDEVRKAYAEAQEKQA
- the hisS gene encoding histidine--tRNA ligase; translated protein: MAKIAALSGFPEWLPAERLVEQHVIDVFREVAELHGFSGIETRAVEPLEQMLRKGEIDKEVYVLRRLHAEDDADGESSDPSRTLGLHFDLTVPLARYVLEHQNDLAFPLRRFQIQKVWRGERPQDGRFREFYQADLDVIGQDTLPGHIEAEVAVVMAEILDRLPLPAFTIHANTRRLSEGFFRSLGLEDNAAVLRSLDKLPKIGADAVRALLREEAGASEEQAEAALAFASIRTRDASFADQVRALGGNGEMVEQGIAELTAVIERVEAAVPGVVVADLSIARGLDYYTGTVFETFVTGHESLGSICSGGRYDSLASDNRHTYPGVGLSIGLSRLVSRLLSAGLAKPSRPVPTCVLVSVADEQHRGASDEAARQLRRRGIACEVAPTAAKFGKQIRYADRRGIPFIWFPGTDGVADEVKDIRSGEQVPADAATWEPPAEDRVVRILGSEAEDSAAKD